One bacterium genomic window carries:
- the yidC gene encoding membrane protein insertase YidC — MDKRTLLAVALSSLVFLVYYGFIHKPVPPPPVSQPAPAVATPAPAAPTSPAAPAPLAGVPEAGAEPPPPEASSVMENALVRGNLSSLSGLPVEWLLKKYFIQPNEKGPNINLLQGGSGGQPPLKLLLFPGQGNAAIPLELKSGAATPVLFAGKRGEVSWQQKVEWGPTDYSLQVNLQAQNQGGQPVPISPALRLEVEQNTAAPRGFLIFKEAPNLKFPLYRMGTKVTRHPEVEKLSAHQEAVGDISWSGIEDRYFLSLLLARTLSPQNRVVYGKEGSRIFAQLQYPVETLASGQSRDYQFTLYLGPKDPSLLAKFGEAHLEEAVDYGWFGWVALPILKLLQLFNAFLHNWGLAIIALTILIKLLLHPLTKKSMASMKAMQNLQPALQKLREKYKDDREKLNVESMELFRRHKVNPMGGCLPMLIQMPIYIALYKVLYNATELYHAPFFGFYHDLSAPDPYYIMPVLLGVFMVLQQKMTPTTIDPAQAKIMMFMPIMFSLFMIFLPLGLVLYIFVNTLLTVVQQYMHQKDISIWGLLKGRRSTS; from the coding sequence ATGGATAAACGCACCCTTCTTGCCGTCGCCTTGAGCAGTTTGGTTTTTCTCGTCTATTACGGTTTCATTCATAAGCCGGTGCCGCCCCCTCCGGTTTCTCAGCCGGCGCCGGCCGTGGCGACACCGGCCCCAGCCGCCCCGACGAGCCCAGCCGCCCCTGCTCCCCTGGCTGGGGTCCCCGAGGCTGGTGCCGAGCCGCCGCCGCCCGAGGCGAGCAGCGTGATGGAAAATGCTTTGGTCCGCGGCAACTTGAGCTCGCTCAGCGGGCTGCCGGTGGAATGGCTGCTGAAGAAATATTTCATCCAGCCCAACGAGAAGGGGCCCAATATCAACCTTCTCCAAGGCGGGAGCGGCGGCCAGCCACCCTTAAAGCTCTTGCTCTTTCCGGGTCAGGGAAATGCCGCCATTCCCTTGGAGCTGAAGTCGGGTGCCGCCACCCCAGTCCTCTTTGCCGGGAAACGGGGTGAGGTCAGCTGGCAACAAAAGGTGGAATGGGGCCCGACGGATTACAGTCTCCAGGTCAATCTTCAGGCCCAGAACCAAGGCGGCCAGCCGGTCCCGATCAGCCCGGCCCTTCGCTTGGAAGTGGAACAAAACACGGCGGCGCCCCGCGGCTTCCTCATCTTCAAGGAAGCGCCGAACCTGAAGTTCCCCCTCTATCGGATGGGCACCAAGGTCACTCGTCATCCCGAGGTCGAAAAGTTGAGCGCCCATCAAGAGGCGGTGGGCGATATTTCCTGGAGCGGCATCGAGGACCGGTATTTCTTAAGTTTGCTCTTGGCCCGCACCCTCTCGCCGCAAAACCGAGTCGTCTATGGCAAGGAGGGGAGCCGGATCTTCGCCCAATTACAGTACCCGGTCGAAACCCTGGCCTCGGGCCAGAGCCGGGACTACCAATTCACCCTTTACCTTGGGCCCAAGGATCCCTCCCTGCTGGCCAAATTCGGCGAGGCCCATTTGGAAGAAGCGGTGGATTACGGCTGGTTCGGCTGGGTGGCCCTGCCCATTCTCAAGCTCCTCCAGCTTTTTAATGCTTTCTTGCACAATTGGGGCTTGGCCATCATCGCCCTGACCATCCTGATCAAGCTCCTGCTTCACCCGCTGACCAAGAAGTCGATGGCTTCGATGAAGGCCATGCAGAACCTGCAGCCGGCCCTGCAGAAGCTCCGGGAGAAATACAAGGACGACCGGGAAAAGCTCAATGTGGAGAGCATGGAACTCTTCCGCCGCCATAAAGTAAACCCGATGGGCGGATGTTTGCCCATGTTGATACAAATGCCGATCTACATCGCCTTGTATAAGGTCCTCTACAACGCGACCGAGCTCTATCACGCCCCCTTCTTCGGCTTCTATCATGACCTCTCGGCGCCCGATCCTTACTACATCATGCCGGTCTTGCTCGGGGTCTTCATGGTGCTGCAGCAGAAGATGACGCCGACCACGATCGACCCGGCCCAGGCCAAGATCATGATGTTCATGCCGATCATGTTTTCGCTCTTCATGATCTTCCTGCCCTTGGGGCTGGTCCTCTACATCTTCGTCAACACCCTCCTCACCGTCGTCCAGCAGTACATGCACCAGAAGGACATCTCGATCTGGGGGCTCTTAAAGGGACGGCGGAGCACTAGCTAG
- the yidD gene encoding membrane protein insertion efficiency factor YidD, which produces MKKLLIFMVRAYKRGISPWLPPACRFHPSCSVYAIQCLETHPTARALHLIVSRLLRCQPFHPGGYDPVPPRR; this is translated from the coding sequence TTGAAAAAACTCTTAATTTTTATGGTGCGCGCCTATAAGCGCGGGATCTCTCCCTGGCTGCCGCCGGCCTGTCGCTTTCACCCGAGCTGCTCGGTCTACGCGATTCAATGCCTCGAGACCCATCCCACCGCCCGGGCCCTGCACCTCATCGTGTCGCGGCTGCTCCGTTGCCAACCCTTCCATCCGGGAGGCTATGATCCGGTCCCGCCGCGCCGCTAG
- the rnpA gene encoding ribonuclease P protein component has protein sequence MSEKFSRAARLRDEKIFRDLISAGEKISTPFFFIRHRHNPSKSPRLGIVAPKKTFRRVVDRNRLKRIARESFRRAAARLSARDILVYYLAPALNAEGVVLARCLRECWARMGK, from the coding sequence ATGAGCGAAAAATTTTCCCGTGCCGCTCGTCTTCGCGATGAAAAAATTTTTCGCGATTTGATTTCGGCCGGTGAAAAAATTTCCACTCCCTTTTTCTTCATTCGACATCGCCACAACCCAAGCAAGTCACCCCGGCTCGGGATCGTCGCGCCCAAGAAAACCTTCCGCCGGGTGGTTGACCGCAACCGGCTCAAACGGATCGCCCGGGAGAGTTTTCGCCGGGCCGCCGCCCGTCTTTCCGCCCGTGATATTTTGGTCTATTACCTGGCCCCGGCCCTGAATGCCGAAGGGGTGGTTTTGGCCCGGTGCCTGCGGGAATGCTGGGCCCGGATGGGCAAATAA